A window of Xylophilus sp. GW821-FHT01B05 contains these coding sequences:
- a CDS encoding oxidoreductase: protein MQNKSPRTWLITGADKGLGYSTAKAALEQGDQVVVTVLAADGRHGLLAEYPDRLRAFHLDARDHARFPEVVAQAVQAFGRIDVLVNNAGYGLLAVAEATSPEKYRAMFEVNFFGLAEMTHAVLPTMRKQRSGHIINLSSKAGFGASPGFAFYSASKFAVEGYSEAVAKEVKHLGIHVTIIEPGGFRSDFAGPSLVVSQIETDDYAPLNQLIGDYAKERHGRQQSDPAKFGPALCKLVASETPPLRLPLGQDSLEMIRDDIRAVVLELDRWEPLSLSTKVDD from the coding sequence ATGCAGAACAAGTCTCCGCGCACCTGGCTCATCACGGGCGCCGACAAGGGCCTTGGCTATTCCACAGCCAAAGCCGCACTCGAGCAGGGAGACCAGGTAGTCGTGACCGTGCTGGCCGCGGACGGCAGGCATGGGCTGCTCGCCGAGTACCCGGACCGCCTGCGCGCCTTCCACCTCGACGCGCGCGACCACGCGCGCTTTCCCGAGGTCGTGGCCCAGGCCGTACAGGCGTTCGGGCGCATCGACGTGCTCGTCAACAACGCAGGCTACGGCTTGCTCGCGGTGGCCGAAGCAACCTCCCCTGAGAAGTACCGCGCGATGTTCGAGGTCAACTTCTTCGGGCTGGCCGAGATGACCCACGCCGTGCTGCCGACCATGCGCAAGCAGCGCTCCGGCCACATCATCAACCTGTCGTCCAAGGCAGGCTTCGGCGCCAGCCCCGGCTTCGCGTTCTACAGCGCGTCAAAGTTCGCCGTAGAGGGTTACTCCGAAGCCGTGGCCAAGGAGGTCAAGCATCTGGGCATCCATGTCACCATCATCGAGCCGGGCGGCTTCCGCAGCGACTTCGCGGGCCCTTCCCTGGTCGTCAGCCAGATCGAAACCGACGACTACGCACCGCTGAACCAGCTGATCGGCGACTACGCCAAGGAGCGGCATGGCCGCCAGCAGAGCGACCCGGCCAAGTTCGGGCCGGCGCTGTGCAAACTGGTCGCATCGGAAACACCGCCCCTGCGGCTGCCGCTGGGCCAGGACAGCCTGGAGATGATCCGCGACGACATCCGCGCCGTGGTGCTGGAGCTGGACCGATGGGAGCCCCTGTCGCTGTCGACCAAGGTCGATGACTGA
- a CDS encoding LysR family transcriptional regulator, which produces MERDNIGDLLAFLAVARERSFTRAATKLGMSQSVLSRTVRNLEARLGVRLLTRTTRSVAPTEAGERLMQTVAPRLDEIESELAAVSELGDVAKGTVRITAIDYAIDTVLWPRLAPFLREYPEIKAEVKIDYGLSDIVKDRFDIGVRWGDQVAKDMIAVRIAPDVRSVIIAAPSYLQDRDAPQTPQDLMNHNCVTLRLASGGLYAWELSKDGRELQVRVEGQSTFNGVYPMLNAALDGGGLAFVPEDLARPHIEAGRLQYVLEDWFPTFPGLHVYYPSRRQSSRVLKLVVEALRYRRP; this is translated from the coding sequence ATGGAACGCGACAACATTGGAGACCTGCTGGCATTCCTGGCAGTGGCCCGCGAACGCAGCTTCACGCGCGCAGCGACCAAGCTGGGCATGTCGCAGTCGGTGCTGAGCCGCACTGTGCGCAACCTGGAGGCCCGGCTCGGCGTGCGCCTGCTGACGCGCACGACGCGCAGCGTTGCCCCCACGGAAGCCGGCGAGCGGCTGATGCAGACCGTGGCCCCGCGCTTGGACGAGATCGAGTCGGAACTCGCGGCTGTCAGCGAACTGGGGGACGTGGCCAAGGGCACGGTCCGGATCACCGCCATCGACTACGCCATCGACACCGTCCTGTGGCCACGGCTCGCGCCGTTCCTGCGCGAGTACCCAGAGATCAAGGCCGAGGTCAAGATCGACTACGGCCTCTCCGACATCGTGAAGGACCGCTTCGACATCGGCGTACGCTGGGGTGACCAGGTCGCCAAGGACATGATCGCAGTGCGCATCGCACCCGACGTCCGCAGTGTCATCATCGCGGCTCCGTCCTATCTGCAGGACCGCGATGCGCCGCAGACACCGCAGGATCTGATGAACCACAACTGCGTCACACTGCGCTTGGCGAGCGGCGGACTCTACGCCTGGGAGCTCAGCAAGGACGGACGCGAGCTGCAGGTGCGGGTCGAAGGCCAATCCACTTTCAACGGGGTCTACCCGATGCTGAACGCGGCGCTCGATGGCGGCGGCCTGGCCTTTGTTCCGGAGGATCTGGCGCGCCCGCACATCGAGGCGGGTAGGCTGCAGTACGTGCTCGAGGACTGGTTCCCGACCTTCCCCGGCCTGCACGTCTACTACCCCAGCCGCCGGCAGTCCTCCCGCGTGCTCAAGCTCGTGGTCGAAGCACTGCGCTACCGGCGACCCTGA
- a CDS encoding tripartite tricarboxylate transporter substrate-binding protein, translating into MKTAFISRWLRPTLACLGLGFALACAHAADPYPSKPVRIILPAAAGGGLDIVARLVAIKMGEKLGQPVIVENMAGGDTLVGTRNARNAPADGYTILAHANGFTILPELKEDPGYDPLKDFTGIGLMSRAPFVMEVPATDPSRDIREFVARAKKENLTFASGGIGGPPHMAAVMFLKSQGLDMTMVPYKGNGVALPDVAAGRVSMIFDTYVSSLSFIQSGKLRPLAVTSTARIAPLPNVPTFVESGMNYQYNLWLGLVTRSSTPKDVVHKLSEALRYALESKDLKARLLSEGSDPSFVTPEEFNAYLTKEVAEMKVLVKELGIPKQ; encoded by the coding sequence ATGAAGACTGCTTTCATTTCCCGCTGGCTGCGCCCCACCCTGGCCTGCCTCGGCCTGGGCTTCGCGCTGGCATGTGCGCATGCCGCCGACCCCTACCCCAGCAAGCCCGTGCGCATCATCCTTCCCGCGGCAGCGGGCGGCGGCCTGGACATCGTGGCGCGCCTGGTCGCCATCAAGATGGGCGAGAAGCTGGGTCAGCCTGTCATCGTGGAAAACATGGCGGGCGGCGACACCCTGGTCGGTACGCGCAATGCCAGGAATGCCCCGGCCGACGGCTACACCATCCTCGCCCACGCCAACGGCTTCACCATCCTCCCTGAACTCAAGGAAGACCCCGGCTACGACCCGCTCAAGGACTTCACCGGCATCGGCCTCATGAGCCGCGCGCCGTTCGTGATGGAGGTGCCTGCCACTGACCCCAGCCGCGACATCAGGGAGTTCGTGGCGCGCGCCAAGAAGGAGAACCTCACGTTCGCATCGGGCGGCATCGGTGGTCCTCCGCACATGGCTGCCGTGATGTTCCTCAAGAGCCAGGGCCTGGACATGACGATGGTGCCCTACAAGGGCAACGGCGTGGCGCTTCCCGACGTGGCTGCGGGCCGCGTCAGCATGATCTTCGACACCTATGTCAGCAGCCTGTCCTTCATCCAGTCCGGCAAGCTGCGACCGCTGGCCGTGACGTCGACAGCGCGTATCGCCCCGTTGCCCAACGTGCCGACCTTCGTCGAATCCGGCATGAACTACCAATACAACCTCTGGCTGGGTCTGGTGACCCGCAGCAGCACGCCGAAGGACGTGGTGCACAAGCTGTCCGAGGCGCTGCGCTACGCGCTGGAAAGTAAGGACCTCAAGGCTCGTCTGCTCAGCGAAGGGTCCGACCCAAGCTTTGTCACGCCCGAGGAATTCAATGCCTATCTGACCAAGGAAGTCGCCGAGATGAAGGTGCTGGTCAAGGAACTGGGTATTCCCAAGCAGTGA
- a CDS encoding LysR substrate-binding domain-containing protein, with translation MELRHLRYFVAAAEEEHFGRAAERLHVTRPAVSKLIADLEHEIDATLFERLAHGVRLTEAGRELLPRLQAIVGDLGEAFHATRRVAEGRRGSISIGYGSLTLLHPLFRAAVKEFRQRYPDVALSLLEAPSPEQRKALVAGRITAGFMHVGDRTPAASERRSLRPHDDAILDWCPIQTHGLGVAVPADHPLARRRAVSMQELAREAFIVMPRSSSSLTSGLSQALCQQAGFEPRIVQDVGTVTSQLNLVSVGMGIALVPYSGNVDYPEAVTVVPLEHVEHAIHFVFGWLKGGMTPALSRMVEIVETLAATHCPPAETPAGPA, from the coding sequence ATGGAGCTTCGACACCTGCGCTACTTTGTCGCCGCGGCTGAGGAGGAACACTTCGGCCGGGCGGCAGAGCGGCTGCACGTCACCCGGCCCGCGGTCTCTAAGCTCATCGCCGACCTGGAGCACGAGATCGATGCGACGCTGTTTGAGCGCCTGGCGCATGGCGTGCGGCTCACCGAGGCCGGGCGCGAGCTGTTGCCACGCCTGCAGGCCATAGTCGGCGACCTCGGCGAGGCCTTCCACGCCACCAGGCGTGTCGCGGAAGGCCGGCGCGGATCGATCAGCATCGGCTACGGCTCGTTGACCCTGTTGCATCCCTTGTTCCGCGCAGCGGTGAAGGAGTTCCGGCAGCGGTATCCCGACGTTGCGCTGTCCCTGCTTGAGGCACCCAGCCCGGAGCAGCGCAAGGCCTTGGTGGCGGGTCGGATCACCGCGGGCTTCATGCATGTCGGAGACCGCACCCCAGCTGCCAGCGAGAGGCGCAGCCTGCGGCCGCACGATGACGCGATCCTCGACTGGTGCCCAATCCAGACCCATGGACTCGGCGTGGCCGTGCCGGCCGATCATCCGCTGGCGCGGCGCCGGGCGGTGTCGATGCAGGAACTTGCCCGGGAAGCCTTCATCGTCATGCCGAGGTCCAGCAGCAGCCTCACCTCCGGCCTGTCCCAGGCGCTGTGCCAGCAGGCCGGCTTCGAGCCGCGGATCGTCCAGGATGTCGGCACCGTCACATCCCAGCTGAACCTGGTCTCCGTCGGGATGGGCATTGCCTTAGTGCCCTACAGCGGCAACGTGGACTATCCGGAAGCCGTCACAGTCGTCCCGCTGGAACACGTGGAGCATGCGATCCATTTCGTCTTCGGCTGGCTCAAAGGCGGAATGACGCCCGCACTGTCACGCATGGTGGAGATCGTCGAAACCCTGGCTGCCACGCACTGCCCGCCCGCGGAGACGCCGGCAGGCCCAGCCTGA
- a CDS encoding MmgE/PrpD family protein: MGAQIACRNMQAPKIARAFALKYGRPGKPTLVGTALRLVAKSAGFANGTAGHSFEIDDYSYGAFTHPGCVVVAPALAIGEERGAGGAQVLCAVAVGFEAATRIALATQPSLLLDRGFHETSVHGSFASALACCALEQLDATTTAHALAVAGSHACGTVEYARSGGEVKRVHAGIGVVDGIRSTRLAQMGLSGPPTIFEGKRGFLQAFCNTHDARYSMPTSARAGAFQSMRPSRCPRPWAVCMPRSPRTTTSWRSIPSQRSTSSPSCWASIRWRPCTAARSAIADRVRIEPGDESVRQFPKDSIARVTVQLKSGASFSATGYSLGTLKNSLGRSGIEAKFLDLVRPELGDEVARNIAVMVMALEGLDDIRQLFALLAAE; the protein is encoded by the coding sequence CTGGGCGCCCAGATCGCCTGCCGCAACATGCAGGCGCCGAAGATTGCCCGCGCGTTCGCGCTCAAGTACGGACGCCCGGGCAAGCCGACCTTGGTGGGAACCGCCTTGCGCCTGGTTGCGAAGTCGGCCGGATTCGCCAACGGAACGGCTGGCCACAGCTTCGAGATCGACGACTACTCGTACGGCGCGTTCACGCATCCGGGTTGTGTGGTCGTGGCGCCGGCGCTGGCGATCGGCGAAGAGCGCGGGGCCGGCGGTGCCCAGGTGCTCTGTGCGGTGGCCGTGGGGTTCGAGGCAGCCACGCGCATTGCGCTGGCCACTCAGCCGTCGCTGTTGTTGGACCGCGGCTTCCACGAGACGTCGGTCCATGGTTCGTTCGCATCGGCCCTGGCCTGCTGCGCACTTGAGCAGTTGGACGCGACGACCACGGCCCATGCACTGGCCGTCGCGGGCAGCCATGCTTGCGGCACGGTGGAATACGCGCGTTCGGGTGGTGAGGTCAAGCGCGTCCATGCCGGCATCGGTGTGGTCGACGGGATCCGTTCCACCCGGCTGGCACAGATGGGCCTGAGCGGTCCCCCGACGATCTTCGAGGGCAAGCGTGGTTTCCTGCAGGCCTTCTGCAATACGCACGACGCGCGCTACTCCATGCCGACCTCGGCACGCGCTGGCGCTTTCCAGAGCATGCGGCCATCAAGATGTCCGCGACCGTGGGCCGTCTGCATGCCCCGTTCGCCGCGTACGACAACATCGTGGCGCAGCATACCTTCGCAGCGGAGCACATCGAGTCCATCGTGCTGGGCGTCAATCCGGTGGCGCCCGTGCACGGCGGCTCGATCGGCCATCGCCGACCGTGTGCGCATCGAGCCGGGCGACGAGTCGGTGCGGCAGTTCCCCAAGGACAGCATCGCCCGCGTTACGGTCCAGCTGAAGAGCGGCGCGTCGTTCTCTGCGACCGGATACAGCCTGGGCACGCTCAAGAACTCGCTTGGCCGATCAGGCATCGAGGCCAAGTTCCTGGACCTCGTCCGCCCTGAACTGGGAGATGAGGTGGCCCGCAACATCGCGGTGATGGTCATGGCATTGGAGGGGCTTGACGACATCCGACAGCTTTTCGCGTTGTTGGCAGCGGAATAA